The proteins below come from a single Asanoa ferruginea genomic window:
- a CDS encoding tyrosine-protein phosphatase yields MERSYALDGTFNFRDIGGYAGLDGRTVRWRRVFRSDSPHRVSAAELPALGVRTVIDLRRPREVARDGRVLDYPGLDYRHIHPEHPEWGLAAPGESLERFIADRYRELASLGTEGIGAALKVIADPSSAPVVVHCVAGKDRTGVVCALTLSLVGVSDDDVAADYALSTAASERFSAWLRASLPSAEVPPAPFMSSPAAAMHLFLEELRAEHGSIEGYAKHAGLTEADLAALRSHLLTPEAGAER; encoded by the coding sequence ATGGAACGGTCTTACGCCCTGGACGGCACCTTCAACTTTCGCGACATCGGTGGCTATGCCGGACTCGACGGCCGCACGGTGCGCTGGCGCCGGGTGTTCCGGTCCGACTCGCCCCACCGGGTCTCGGCCGCCGAACTGCCCGCGCTGGGCGTGCGGACCGTGATCGACCTGCGCCGCCCGCGCGAGGTAGCCCGCGACGGCCGGGTGCTCGACTACCCCGGCTTGGACTACCGGCACATCCACCCGGAACACCCGGAGTGGGGCTTGGCGGCGCCGGGCGAGTCGCTGGAGCGATTCATCGCCGACCGCTACCGGGAGCTGGCGTCGCTGGGCACCGAGGGCATCGGCGCGGCGTTGAAGGTGATCGCCGACCCGTCTTCGGCGCCGGTGGTCGTGCACTGCGTGGCCGGCAAGGACCGCACGGGTGTGGTGTGCGCGCTGACCCTGTCGCTGGTGGGCGTCAGCGACGACGACGTGGCGGCCGACTATGCCCTGAGCACGGCGGCGTCGGAGCGTTTCTCGGCGTGGCTGCGGGCGTCGCTCCCGTCGGCCGAGGTGCCGCCGGCGCCGTTCATGTCCTCCCCCGCGGCGGCGATGCACCTGTTCCTCGAGGAGTTGCGCGCGGAGCACGGCTCGATCGAGGGCTACGCCAAGCACGCGGGCCTGACCGAGGCCGACCTGGCCGCGCTGCGGTCGCACCTGCTGACACCGGAGGCCGGGGCCGAGCGCTAG
- a CDS encoding DUF58 domain-containing protein, which translates to MSRRAPEVTVRQLAPEERLRRLELMVTRRLDGMLQGQYLGLLPGPGSEFSGSREYRPGEDEVRWMDWAVTARTNVPHVREVDADRELTTWVLVDGSASMDFGTAEVEKRELAVAAVAAVGFLTAGAGNRLGAHVLRQDGIRRVPPRTGRVHLQALLHELLGADRDGESEEGADLATAIEGLQRSAVHRGLAVIVSDFLDDTGEDREPSWERPLKRLAARHQVLAVEVTDPRELELPDVGLITFVDPETGRRREVSTGNRKLRERYADAARQQREAVGDALRRSGASHLPLRTDRDWVADIVRYVLHQRRRASAAPARRRPMGGAG; encoded by the coding sequence ATGAGCCGGCGGGCGCCCGAGGTGACCGTCCGGCAGTTGGCGCCGGAGGAACGCCTGCGCCGGCTGGAGCTGATGGTCACCCGGCGCCTCGACGGCATGCTCCAGGGCCAGTATCTCGGCCTGCTGCCCGGCCCCGGGTCCGAGTTCTCCGGCTCCCGCGAATACCGGCCGGGCGAGGACGAGGTGCGCTGGATGGACTGGGCGGTCACCGCCCGCACCAACGTGCCGCACGTCCGCGAGGTCGACGCCGACCGGGAGCTGACCACCTGGGTGCTGGTCGACGGGTCGGCGAGCATGGACTTCGGCACCGCCGAGGTGGAGAAGCGCGAGCTGGCGGTGGCCGCGGTCGCCGCCGTCGGTTTCCTCACCGCGGGCGCCGGCAACCGGCTCGGCGCGCATGTGTTGCGCCAGGACGGCATCCGCAGGGTGCCACCGCGCACCGGCCGGGTGCACCTCCAGGCGCTGCTGCACGAGCTGCTCGGCGCCGATCGCGACGGGGAGAGCGAGGAGGGCGCCGACCTCGCCACCGCCATCGAGGGATTGCAGCGGTCGGCCGTCCATAGGGGACTGGCCGTGATCGTCTCCGACTTCCTCGACGACACCGGCGAAGATCGGGAACCGAGCTGGGAGCGGCCGCTCAAGCGGCTGGCGGCCCGGCACCAGGTGCTCGCTGTCGAGGTGACCGACCCGCGCGAGCTGGAACTGCCGGACGTCGGCCTGATCACCTTCGTCGACCCGGAGACCGGCCGGCGGCGCGAGGTCTCGACCGGAAACCGGAAGCTGCGGGAACGGTACGCGGACGCGGCCCGCCAACAACGTGAAGCGGTGGGCGACGCCCTGCGCCGGTCGGGCGCCAGCCACCTTCCACTGCGGACGGATCGGGACTGGGTCGCCGACATCGTGCGCTACGTGCTGCACCAGCGCCGGCGAGCCTCCGCGGCACCGGCCCGGCGGCGACCCATGGGAGGAGCGGGGTGA
- a CDS encoding VWA domain-containing protein: MNGTPNVAFLNPGRLWLLIGVALVAIAYVLMQRRRSRYAVRFTNLRLLDKVAPNRPAWRRHVPAALFLAMLALLVVGFARPTDEVRVPKERATVIIAVDVSASMLATDVRPDRLRAAKEAARDFADQLPDHFNVGLVAFAGNATVVVPPGTDRDVLKAGVDRLSETTAGLGGTAIGEAITTSLAAIRSVDPRADKDPPPARIVLLSDGANTSGRDPDEAAGEANTMNVPVDTISFGTTAGEIARRGGVAMSVPVDGETLRGVAEKTNGGYHEADSKEELQAVYADIGSSVGYVKERADVSARFIGLALLIAVAAALASMFWFSRIP; this comes from the coding sequence GTGAACGGGACGCCGAACGTCGCCTTCCTCAACCCGGGCCGGCTCTGGCTGCTGATCGGCGTCGCGCTGGTGGCGATCGCCTACGTGCTGATGCAGCGGCGACGCAGCCGCTACGCGGTGCGGTTCACCAACCTGCGCCTGCTCGACAAGGTCGCGCCGAACCGGCCGGCCTGGCGCCGGCACGTGCCGGCCGCGCTGTTCCTGGCGATGCTCGCCCTGCTGGTGGTCGGCTTCGCCCGGCCGACCGACGAGGTGCGGGTGCCGAAGGAACGGGCGACCGTGATCATCGCGGTCGACGTCTCGGCCTCAATGCTCGCCACCGACGTGCGCCCGGACCGCCTGCGGGCGGCGAAGGAGGCCGCCCGGGACTTCGCCGACCAGTTGCCCGACCACTTCAACGTCGGCCTGGTCGCGTTCGCCGGCAACGCCACGGTCGTGGTGCCGCCCGGCACCGACCGCGACGTGCTCAAGGCCGGCGTCGACCGGCTCTCGGAGACGACCGCGGGGCTGGGCGGCACGGCGATCGGCGAGGCGATCACCACCTCGCTGGCCGCGATCCGCAGCGTCGACCCGCGGGCCGACAAGGACCCGCCGCCGGCCCGCATCGTGCTGCTCTCCGACGGCGCAAACACGTCCGGCCGGGATCCCGACGAGGCGGCCGGCGAGGCCAACACGATGAACGTTCCGGTCGACACGATCTCGTTCGGCACCACGGCCGGGGAGATCGCCCGGCGCGGCGGGGTCGCGATGTCGGTGCCGGTCGACGGCGAGACGCTGCGCGGGGTCGCCGAGAAGACCAACGGCGGCTACCACGAGGCCGACTCCAAAGAGGAACTCCAAGCGGTGTACGCCGACATCGGCAGCTCCGTCGGCTACGTCAAGGAACGCGCGGATGTCTCGGCGCGCTTCATCGGCCTGGCTCTGCTCATCGCGGTGGCCGCCGCACTCGCGTCGATGTTCTGGTTCTCCAGGATCCCGTGA
- a CDS encoding LppU/SCO3897 family protein, translating to MVEPAEPSNKKMVLRRLLGAAVALIVLIVIGTIWSVATGDPSIAGTGDCLIGQSSDDMKVVDCDDASAEWTVLDEVENVRDDAAGENYTGCSDHPTVEAWVWSGEGHNGDVLCLEPIK from the coding sequence ATGGTCGAGCCGGCCGAGCCCAGCAACAAGAAGATGGTGCTTCGCAGGCTTCTCGGTGCGGCGGTCGCGCTGATCGTGTTGATCGTGATCGGGACGATCTGGTCCGTCGCCACCGGCGACCCGAGCATCGCCGGCACCGGCGACTGTCTGATCGGGCAGAGTTCCGACGACATGAAGGTCGTCGACTGCGACGACGCCTCCGCCGAGTGGACGGTGCTCGACGAGGTGGAGAACGTCCGCGACGACGCCGCGGGCGAGAACTACACCGGTTGCTCCGACCACCCGACCGTCGAGGCCTGGGTCTGGTCCGGTGAGGGCCACAACGGCGACGTGCTCTGCCTCGAACCCATCAAGTAG
- a CDS encoding branched-chain amino acid aminotransferase, whose product MSGGDKLDFEIRPNPRPVDAAERAALMVDPGFGRVFTDHMVTARYAEGKGWYEARVEARAPIQMDPASAVLHYAQEIFEGLKAYRNADGTVTMFRPEANAERFSTSATRLAMPHLPEGAFVDSLRRLIDIDRDWIPTNGEDSLYLRPFMFANEVFLGVRPAMEYLYVVIASPVGSYFKNGIKPVNVWVSPDYTRAAPGGTGAAKCGGNYAASLLPQQQAAANGCDQVVFLDAVEQRWIDELGGMNIFFVYDDGTLVTPPLGTILPGITREAVMRLATDAGRAVIERPVAFDEWQRDAESGRIRETFACGTAAVITPIGEVRFEGGAFKLGDGGFGEVTMGLRKQLVDIQRGRTADPYGWVHKVL is encoded by the coding sequence ATGAGCGGTGGTGACAAGCTCGACTTCGAGATTCGCCCGAATCCTCGGCCGGTAGATGCCGCCGAGCGCGCCGCGCTCATGGTCGACCCCGGATTCGGGCGGGTATTCACGGACCACATGGTGACCGCCCGTTACGCCGAAGGAAAGGGCTGGTACGAGGCCCGGGTCGAGGCCCGCGCCCCGATCCAGATGGACCCGGCGAGCGCGGTCCTGCACTACGCCCAGGAGATCTTCGAGGGCCTCAAGGCCTACCGCAACGCCGACGGCACGGTGACCATGTTCCGCCCGGAGGCCAACGCCGAGCGGTTCTCCACGTCGGCCACCCGGCTGGCGATGCCCCACCTGCCCGAGGGCGCGTTCGTCGACTCGCTGCGCCGCCTGATCGACATCGACCGTGACTGGATCCCCACCAACGGCGAAGACAGCCTCTACCTGCGCCCGTTCATGTTCGCCAACGAGGTCTTCCTGGGCGTCCGCCCGGCGATGGAATACCTCTACGTGGTGATCGCGTCGCCGGTCGGCTCCTATTTCAAGAATGGGATCAAGCCGGTCAACGTGTGGGTCAGCCCCGACTACACGAGGGCCGCGCCCGGCGGCACCGGCGCCGCGAAGTGCGGCGGCAACTACGCGGCTTCGTTGCTCCCGCAGCAGCAGGCCGCGGCCAACGGCTGCGACCAGGTCGTCTTCCTCGACGCGGTCGAGCAGCGCTGGATAGACGAACTCGGCGGCATGAACATCTTCTTCGTCTACGACGACGGCACACTGGTCACGCCGCCGCTGGGCACGATCCTGCCGGGCATCACCCGCGAGGCCGTGATGCGCTTGGCCACCGACGCCGGCCGGGCCGTAATCGAGCGCCCGGTGGCGTTCGACGAGTGGCAGCGCGACGCCGAAAGCGGCCGCATCCGCGAAACCTTCGCCTGCGGCACGGCGGCGGTCATCACCCCGATCGGCGAGGTCCGCTTCGAGGGCGGCGCGTTCAAACTGGGTGACGGCGGCTTCGGCGAGGTGACGATGGGGTTGCGCAAGCAACTCGTCGACATCCAGCGCGGCCGCACCGCCGACCCCTACGGCTGGGTTCACAAAGTCCTCTAA
- a CDS encoding AAA family ATPase encodes MTPSLPPPSEFDFAEETPDEAYAAGSDPAAARRTGAALEEVLFEVKRVIVGQDKLVERLVVALLANGHCLLEGVPGVAKTLAAQTLAETVGGSFARIQFTPDLVPSDIVGTRIYRSSTESFDVELGPVMANLVLADEINRAPAKVQSALLEAMAERQVSIGGKSWPVPEPFLVLATQNPIESEGVYHLPEAQRDRFLMRVVVGYPTDEEELGILYRMSGDRPKPRQVLDPARLRELQELNRKVFVHHAIAEYVVRLVLATREPGRFGLVEVAKQLAYGASPRATLGLVAAARGLAVLRGRDYVVPDDVRELATEVIAHRLVLSFDAVADGVSAESVVEKLVDVVPPPHLAAEPDEELRGLAAA; translated from the coding sequence ATGACGCCCAGTTTGCCGCCACCGTCCGAGTTCGACTTCGCGGAGGAAACGCCCGACGAGGCTTACGCGGCGGGCTCGGATCCGGCCGCCGCGAGGCGCACCGGTGCGGCCCTCGAGGAAGTGCTCTTCGAGGTCAAACGGGTGATCGTCGGGCAGGACAAGCTGGTCGAACGGCTGGTCGTCGCCCTGCTCGCCAACGGACACTGCCTGCTGGAGGGCGTGCCCGGCGTGGCCAAGACGCTCGCCGCACAGACCCTCGCCGAGACCGTCGGCGGCAGCTTCGCCCGGATCCAGTTCACCCCCGACCTCGTGCCGTCCGACATCGTCGGGACCCGGATCTACCGCTCGTCGACCGAGTCGTTCGATGTCGAGCTCGGGCCGGTGATGGCCAACCTGGTGCTCGCCGACGAGATCAACCGGGCGCCGGCCAAGGTGCAGTCGGCGTTGCTGGAGGCGATGGCCGAGCGCCAGGTCTCGATCGGCGGCAAGTCCTGGCCGGTGCCCGAGCCGTTCCTCGTGCTCGCCACCCAGAACCCGATCGAGTCCGAGGGCGTTTACCACCTCCCCGAGGCCCAGCGGGACCGATTCCTGATGCGGGTCGTGGTCGGCTACCCGACCGACGAGGAGGAGCTGGGCATCCTCTACCGGATGAGCGGCGACCGGCCCAAGCCCAGGCAGGTGCTGGACCCGGCCCGATTGCGCGAGTTGCAGGAGCTCAACCGCAAGGTCTTCGTGCATCACGCGATCGCCGAGTACGTCGTCCGCCTGGTGCTGGCCACCCGCGAGCCGGGCCGGTTCGGACTGGTGGAGGTGGCCAAGCAGCTCGCCTACGGCGCCAGCCCGCGGGCCACCCTCGGCCTGGTCGCCGCCGCGCGCGGGCTGGCCGTGCTGCGCGGCCGCGACTACGTGGTGCCCGACGACGTCCGGGAACTGGCCACCGAGGTGATCGCACACCGGCTGGTGCTCTCCTTCGACGCGGTCGCCGACGGGGTGTCCGCCGAGTCCGTCGTCGAGAAGCTCGTCGACGTGGTCCCACCGCCCCACCTGGCGGCGGAGCCGGACGAAGAGCTTCGGGGACTGGCGGCGGCATGA
- a CDS encoding endonuclease/exonuclease/phosphatase family protein: MRTARQQTSDVAPDQRGRSVAAAVACWLAVAPGVAWTAIRLGGWERGPLVQLIAYTPYTAGLTVVPLIGALALRRWRAAAVAALSLAALAGVVLPRALPAGAADTGGPRLRVLTANVKHGEADPAALVRLVREHHIDVLAVQELNTVVIAGLDAAGIGTLLPHRIVNDPTIYVNGGLYSRVPLTGAGIHQDRSGFTQAYATVTLPGAAPLVVESVHSCAPLTVADVPCWFAGLRGQSPATPDGPIRLLMGDFNATVDHQPMRALLDTGYDDAAIKTGHGLKGTWRPIDRSFKLPPIAIDHILIDPRVAVREFAVWPLPGSDHSAVFAEVSLPPS; this comes from the coding sequence ATGCGGACGGCGCGCCAACAGACCAGCGACGTCGCGCCCGACCAGCGGGGGCGGTCGGTCGCGGCGGCGGTGGCCTGTTGGCTCGCCGTCGCGCCGGGGGTGGCCTGGACGGCGATCCGGCTCGGCGGCTGGGAACGCGGCCCGCTGGTGCAACTGATCGCGTATACGCCCTACACGGCTGGCCTGACGGTGGTGCCGTTGATCGGCGCCCTGGCCCTGCGGCGCTGGCGCGCGGCGGCGGTCGCGGCGCTGTCGCTGGCGGCGCTGGCCGGCGTGGTGCTGCCGCGGGCGTTGCCGGCCGGGGCGGCCGACACGGGCGGGCCGCGGCTGCGGGTGCTGACCGCCAACGTCAAGCACGGCGAGGCCGACCCGGCCGCGCTGGTGCGGCTGGTCCGCGAGCACCACATCGACGTGCTCGCGGTGCAGGAGCTCAACACCGTCGTCATCGCGGGGCTCGACGCGGCCGGCATCGGCACGTTGCTGCCGCACCGGATCGTCAACGACCCGACGATCTACGTCAACGGTGGGCTCTACTCCCGGGTGCCGCTCACCGGCGCCGGGATCCACCAGGACAGGTCGGGATTCACCCAGGCGTACGCGACGGTCACGCTGCCCGGCGCCGCCCCGCTGGTGGTCGAGTCGGTGCACTCGTGCGCACCGCTGACCGTCGCCGACGTGCCGTGCTGGTTCGCCGGTTTGCGCGGCCAGTCACCGGCCACACCAGACGGTCCAATCAGGCTGTTGATGGGCGACTTCAACGCCACAGTGGACCACCAGCCGATGCGGGCCTTGCTGGACACGGGATATGACGACGCGGCAATCAAGACCGGGCACGGCCTGAAGGGCACCTGGCGCCCGATCGACCGTAGTTTCAAGCTGCCGCCGATCGCGATCGATCACATCCTGATCGATCCTCGGGTGGCGGTGCGCGAGTTCGCGGTGTGGCCGCTGCCGGGCAGCGACCACAGCGCCGTCTTCGCCGAAGTGTCGTTGCCGCCTAGCTGA
- a CDS encoding phosphotransferase enzyme family protein, whose amino-acid sequence MSIDARAVCAAFGLPERGATLAPHVHSSSRTWRLTTADGGRFIVKHVPDGRETEFAAGMAFEQDAIAAGIPAPRPVRPSHPAFGCAAELPGGILVRVSEWIEGRPVRAGDDLADWLGATLARLHTLRPLATAEPVVYGIFEPADWARWHAEATTQERPWAGVLGERLADVAAATAWVAGAFAGTPDYVLTHRDLEPWNVLVTPAGPVIVDWDGAGPDSAGLVAAHAAYAFGGGHGPGTDRALAAYVAHGGRLPPPADRYARRAGLMLSRLVWRMRATLGQDDPGPFPLDELDRTAADRLRDLPLFVADLREPR is encoded by the coding sequence ATGTCCATCGACGCCCGCGCCGTCTGCGCGGCGTTCGGCCTCCCGGAGCGCGGGGCGACGCTGGCGCCGCACGTGCACTCCAGCAGCCGGACCTGGCGGCTGACCACCGCCGATGGTGGCCGGTTCATCGTCAAGCACGTGCCGGATGGCCGCGAGACCGAGTTCGCGGCCGGGATGGCGTTCGAACAGGACGCGATCGCCGCCGGCATCCCCGCGCCCCGTCCGGTCCGGCCGTCGCATCCCGCGTTCGGGTGCGCCGCCGAGCTGCCCGGCGGCATCCTCGTCCGGGTCTCCGAGTGGATCGAGGGCCGACCGGTCCGGGCCGGCGACGACCTGGCCGACTGGCTCGGCGCCACGCTCGCCCGGCTCCACACGCTGCGCCCGCTGGCGACGGCCGAGCCGGTCGTCTACGGCATCTTCGAGCCCGCGGACTGGGCCCGGTGGCACGCGGAGGCAACAACCCAGGAGCGGCCGTGGGCGGGAGTGCTGGGGGAGCGGTTGGCCGACGTGGCGGCGGCGACCGCCTGGGTGGCCGGGGCGTTCGCCGGCACGCCCGACTACGTGCTCACCCACCGTGACCTGGAGCCGTGGAACGTGCTGGTCACCCCCGCCGGGCCGGTGATCGTCGACTGGGACGGTGCTGGCCCCGACAGCGCCGGCCTGGTCGCCGCGCATGCCGCGTACGCCTTCGGTGGTGGTCATGGTCCAGGCACGGATCGGGCCCTGGCCGCCTACGTGGCCCACGGCGGGCGGCTGCCGCCCCCGGCGGACCGATACGCCCGGCGCGCGGGCCTGATGCTCAGCCGCCTCGTCTGGCGGATGCGGGCGACCCTCGGCCAGGACGATCCGGGGCCGTTTCCGCTCGACGAGCTCGACCGGACGGCCGCCGACCGGCTTCGTGATCTACCGCTGTTCGTCGCTGACCTGCGCGAACCTAGATGA
- a CDS encoding PRC-barrel domain containing protein — protein sequence MDRPDPQTTPFDPWSFRDEASVIGSELVGYKVEATDGGIGKIDAANYDVDASHLVVDTGAWIFGKKVMLPAGVVNQVDHDGKKVHVDRSKDEIKHAPEYDADVHTDPAYRDKLGGYYGEMYDPARPRL from the coding sequence ATGGACCGGCCCGACCCTCAGACGACACCGTTCGACCCGTGGTCGTTCCGCGACGAGGCCAGCGTGATCGGCTCGGAACTGGTCGGCTACAAGGTGGAGGCGACCGACGGCGGCATCGGCAAAATCGATGCGGCCAACTACGACGTCGACGCCAGCCACCTGGTGGTCGACACCGGGGCATGGATCTTCGGCAAGAAGGTCATGCTGCCCGCCGGCGTCGTCAACCAGGTCGACCACGACGGCAAGAAGGTGCATGTCGACCGGAGCAAGGACGAGATCAAACACGCTCCGGAGTACGACGCCGACGTGCACACCGATCCGGCCTACCGGGACAAGCTCGGCGGCTACTACGGCGAGATGTACGACCCCGCCCGGCCGCGCTTGTAG
- the cimA gene encoding citramalate synthase has protein sequence MPYQVYDTTLRDGAQREGISYSVVDKLGVARLLDEFGVGFIEGGWPGAMPKDTEFFKRARKELDLKHAQLVAFGATRKAGVAVNEDPQVRALLDAETPAVCLVAKSDIRHVERALRTTGAENLAMVRDTVAHFVANDRRVFLDCEHFFDGFRHDPAYTASVVQAALEAGAEVVVMCDTNGGMLPSRITAAITDLTGRLGIDANRLGIHCQNDTSCAVANTVAAVEAGVEHFQCTANGYGERPGNADLFAVVANLQLKLGLPVLPDGCLEQAMRVSHSIAEIANIAPDTHQAYVGAAAFAHKAGLHASAIKVDPLLYNHVEPSVVGNDMRILVTEMAGRASIELKSRELGIDLAGHPAELSRVTQRVKDLEAGGWSFEAADASFELLVRGELGEVTRPFALESYRVLVEHREDGAVVSEATAKVRVRGERVIATAEGNGPINALDEALRLALSKHYPELTSFVLADYKVRILEGSHGSGAVTRVLVETNDGRGRDFTTVGVHENVVEASWHALVDALTYGLDREPAVS, from the coding sequence ATGCCCTACCAGGTGTACGACACCACGCTGCGCGACGGGGCACAGCGCGAGGGGATCAGCTATTCGGTGGTCGACAAGCTGGGCGTCGCCCGCCTGCTCGACGAGTTCGGCGTGGGTTTCATCGAGGGCGGCTGGCCCGGCGCGATGCCCAAGGACACCGAGTTCTTCAAACGCGCGCGCAAGGAGCTCGACCTCAAGCACGCGCAGCTCGTCGCGTTCGGCGCCACCCGCAAGGCCGGCGTCGCGGTCAACGAAGACCCGCAGGTGCGCGCGCTGCTCGACGCCGAGACGCCGGCCGTCTGCCTGGTCGCGAAGTCTGACATCCGCCACGTCGAGCGGGCCCTGCGCACCACCGGCGCGGAAAACCTCGCGATGGTGCGCGACACGGTCGCCCACTTCGTCGCCAACGACCGCCGCGTCTTCCTCGACTGCGAGCACTTCTTCGACGGCTTCCGCCACGACCCGGCCTACACCGCTTCCGTTGTGCAGGCGGCGTTGGAGGCCGGCGCCGAGGTCGTGGTGATGTGCGACACCAACGGCGGCATGCTTCCGTCGCGGATCACCGCGGCGATCACCGATCTGACCGGCCGGCTCGGCATCGACGCCAACCGGCTCGGCATCCACTGCCAGAACGACACCTCGTGCGCGGTCGCCAACACGGTCGCCGCGGTCGAGGCCGGCGTCGAGCACTTCCAGTGCACCGCCAACGGCTACGGCGAGCGCCCCGGCAACGCCGACCTCTTCGCCGTGGTCGCCAATCTTCAGCTCAAGCTGGGTCTGCCCGTCCTACCGGACGGCTGCCTCGAACAGGCGATGCGGGTCTCGCACTCGATCGCCGAGATCGCCAACATCGCACCCGACACCCATCAGGCGTACGTGGGAGCTGCGGCATTCGCTCACAAGGCGGGTCTGCACGCGAGCGCGATCAAAGTGGATCCCCTGCTCTACAACCACGTCGAGCCCTCGGTTGTCGGCAACGACATGCGGATCCTGGTCACCGAGATGGCCGGCCGGGCCAGCATCGAGCTCAAGAGCCGCGAGCTCGGTATCGACCTGGCCGGCCATCCCGCCGAACTTTCCCGGGTCACCCAGCGGGTCAAGGACCTCGAGGCCGGCGGCTGGTCGTTCGAGGCGGCCGACGCGAGCTTCGAGTTGCTGGTCCGCGGCGAGCTCGGCGAGGTCACCCGCCCGTTCGCCCTCGAGTCCTACCGGGTGCTGGTCGAGCACCGCGAAGACGGCGCGGTGGTCTCCGAGGCGACCGCCAAGGTCCGCGTGCGCGGCGAGCGGGTGATCGCGACCGCCGAAGGAAACGGCCCGATCAACGCGCTCGACGAGGCCCTGCGGCTGGCGCTCTCGAAGCACTACCCGGAGCTGACCTCCTTCGTGCTGGCCGACTACAAGGTGCGCATCCTGGAGGGCTCACACGGCTCCGGCGCGGTCACCCGCGTGCTGGTCGAGACCAACGACGGCCGCGGCCGCGACTTCACCACCGTGGGTGTGCACGAGAACGTGGTCGAGGCGAGCTGGCACGCCCTCGTCGACGCGCTCACCTACGGCCTCGACCGGGAGCCCGCCGTCAGCTAG